The nucleotide sequence ggaggaggagccgATTCATTCTTATCGGAATGATGGCCATCTCAAGCtctttttctctatctactcCCGGTCGAGCATGTAGGTTGCCTTTCCGATCCCAAAAGGGGGCTCGGGAATGTGGAAGAAAGAGAGGCGTAGGAGGGAGCAATGGACATAATATACTTGTAATGCGGCCTCTGCATCTGCTCCATGGTCAGCGAGATTTAGAGCTTCAGGGTAAATATGGAGGGTCGAAGACCGGGTCAAGCTGCAGAGAACAATCTGATGCAGTAGTCTCTTcccctctcaattcctcttcttcttcctcctcccttgttGCAGTCAAAATCTTAAATCAACAAAATAAATTGATACTTTCAACAAATCTGGATACCATTCATTTGCATGAAAGGTAGTTCATTCATGGTAATGGAATCTGAATTCAAAGGCAATAAAGACTAGTTTGATGACTGCATCTCAATATTGACACTTAAGCTATGAGACCTAAAAATGAAGAGGATACTTGATTTGCAACCTTGTAGGGTGATGGAATCTTTGGAAGAGTTTTCCTGAACAGTATAATGATTCTAGAATTAGCATTGTTAAATTTCAAGTACAGGACATGCTCTGAGCACTAATAATTGTCAACTTTGATTTGCTTCTCCTTGCTAAAATAAATATGAAGATCACAAGAAAGTATCAAGGTTTCCTGACCTGATTATTAGGCTTGGATTTAATTCTGATAAAGATGTGCAGAACAATGTTAGCATGCATAATGTTGCTTGATGTAACCATCATCATAATgatgaaaatatcaaataattgaGATGGATGTTTCTTTTAGGTAAAGAAGTATGCAAACTTCCTGTCAAGTCATGGCAATGTTTTGCAGTACATCTCTGCATGTAAAATTCTGAAGGTTTTGGATTACAAAAGAAGTAAAATTCATATCACAACTTCATTATCATCGGCTACTAATTAATGATGAACAAGAAAATGTTTTGCAGTTCTGTAAATTCTAAAGAAACATATCATGACTAATTCGGTCATAGCTTGTCTATGGTATTTTTAGATCACAAGGGAGATGTAAAGAATAATTCAAGATAAGATTCAACAAAGAAGCTATGAATATTTTCACAAGTTTGTTTGAGGAcctcaatttagctatgtttttgacataattgATCCTATTATGTTTATAACTACAGCTTCATCAAAATTGTTGTTGCTAATATgatcataaacatgcatcacttcACTAGCACCAACAGAAAATTTACTTGCAAACCTACTAAATTATCAGCGAACAAATTCAAGATGCTCAAAATCAACAGTGGGAAGGAGTTGCAAATACCAATTATCTGAGGAAGAGATTGCAGAAGGTCCTCACAAATCCTTTTTTCCGGAGATGGCTTCGAAAACCATTGGCGAAAAAGGTCCTTTCTTGTCCAAATGCTCGCTAACAGCTTTTAGATCAAGAACAAAACCTCTCTCCCGCAACCTTTTGACAACATCTGCAGCTTCCTCCACCCCTTTCTCTCTGCAGAAACCATCCACCACATCAACTACAGTCGTCACACTGGGTGAATGCCCAGCATCCAACATCTCCATGCAGAACTCAACCGAATCATCCAATTTCTTCCCTTTGCACAAGCCCTGAATGAGAACCTTGTAGCTAAATGCATTAGGCGCAGTTCCGTTCTTCTGCATTTTCCTGAAGATCCTCTTTGCATCGTCAAATCTTGCAGCCTTGCAGAACCCTTCCACGGCAGCAGTGTAAATCACAACCTCAGGCATCGTGCCCTTCTCGCGCATTGAACCGAACAGCTTCATGGCTTCTTGAATTAACCCATCTTTGCAGAGCCCATCAAGCATGGCAACAGCATTGGGTATAAGCCCAGTCTCTTTcatcttcttgaagatctcatcGGCATCTTCTGGCGGTGCCTCCTCTGCTGCAGACTTGGCTACCGTCGGAGGTGTTTGATCCACTACATCCGATTTGTCTACCGTGTGTCCATCTGCTGATGGTGGCCGCGCTTTTTGTTGTGGCGACCCAGAACCTTCGAAATAGTCCCCACCGAAATCCTTGAACTGCGACTGCGGCGACGGACCAAAACCTTCTCTCGGCGGGTCTCTCCTCACACTGTTGCGTGTATGCCCGGGAGGAACTCTACCCGTCCTATCGGCCAAGTCGAAGTCGACCAAAAGATCATCCGCAGCGCCATCGCTGCCGTCCTCCTCTCGCAAAGGCGGCTCCTTTTTCCTTTGCTGGGCACCGCGCAACGATGGTCCATCGTAAGGTCGATCTGGAAAGGCTTCCCGGTGCGCCCTTTGCGGCCCGTTGACGCCGTCGTCGTCTCCGAAGTTAAGGCCGCGAAGGAAGATGTCCTCGGAGCGGTCGTCCCTGCGTCTGTCGCCTCTCATTGGTCTTCTAGGGTTGTTTCTCGTGCTGAAATCGTTCGACGGCACACATCTCTCCAATATATAAGCTTTATGTTGGTAGCAGATCCGCCTCCACGGATTGGAAAGGAGAAGCTTGGAGAGCGCAGTTCGCATCGGTCTTCAGctcgagatggagatggagatgcagACGATTTCCGGTACTTTCCCAAGGCTTAGGGTTTTATTGGAGacaaaagaaacaaaagcaaTGTCACTTTCTACCCGCCTCCCGCGTACCCATCCGATACCCGTGTGGTAGTAGGAAAGCTAGAGCGGGGTCCACTCACTATCGTGAGATGACCATCCATATAAAATGACGAAAATGCCCAGTGGAGAAGACACAACAGAGAAGGGCGCTTTGGTCACCAGCAAGATTTATGTCATCAGGAATAGTGTGGACaccaatttgatataattaatatctaagaaaattcaaatcacATTTTTCATGAAACAAAATTATACTTGTCGCATCCAACAACATCATCGAATGATTTGAGATTGACACTTCTATTTAACAGTCATTCAATCAATAATAAcaggaataatattttattgtctGCCAACATCTGTCATAAACATTACTTGAATGATGAATCATTTTATTCTCCAGAATTTGATCAATTataatcttcaaattttgttcatagtaTAGAATGAACTGTCTTTTACATATGCACAGCtaaccttttcttctccctccttGCCTTGCTTAACATAAATTCCTCACCATGAGTGTGTGAAGATTAGAAGATTCTTTATACATACCTTTAATCCATTGATGAAGTAGGCACTGTAAGGCCATTCAGAACAAGGAGTTGGCACCTTTTGTTTGGCACTTGGCTAgaaagagatgcagcaaagaagaTGGAGATGAGAGTCATGCATCAATTGCCAAGATTAAGGCCTGGAGAGACTCACCATGTACTGTGCGCTGATGTTGCTTGAACAAGAGTATATCCATCTGTTGATCCAACTATCCATCTCTTACCGACTCCAAGTTCCTGATGCCAGTAACAATGCTCCAAAGTTATTTCAGACAACTCATGAACATTTATCTTGTACTTCCCGTAGACATATACACCACCAATGTAAGCCAGAACCACAATATATAAGCAGCAGTGATACTTGAGGAATTTCTCTGAGTACAACCAATGGTTTAGCTCCACAATCTTTCTCTTCTTTGCCCCGTCAAAGTTTGGGGGATCCACTCTTCCACTGAACAATTTTCTACTGCAAGATCGATCCACAATCCGATAGTTCATGCTGCCAAATCAACACAAAGTTCTTCCTTGACAAAATACACCCCCAAGACGTTGCCGGTTACCACCTCTCCCAACAGAGCTGGCATCTCAAGTAAAAAGAGGTAGATAACATGATCAGTATCTTCATATCTAGGCTAGGCACTTCATTTGCACCATTACTATTCCTTTAAAGCTATCTCTGGCCGAAGTCCACATTCTCCCACTTGAATGGCTCAACAGAACCAGTATGTGGTGAACCTTGACAAATATGCAGACGCAAACACCAGTCTGTTACAGTAAAGATTGTTCCTCGACACAGTATACATATAAGGGGACTGATCATTCTCATCCACTAATGAATTCCAGCACTTCAATCCAATCTAACAAATAAGAGACAAATAAACTAGTGATGTTACCTTGTAAAGGTTAAGAATATAATTTGTGCAGCAACATCTATGACAGTTTGAAAACCACATCATTCTGAGGATAGAGTATGGAGATGCAGTTATTTAGTTTATACACTACGTACTACATATTATTGGGCTAGGAATATAAGAGGAGCAGAATTTATCTGGCTACAGAAAAGAAGTTATAGAACTAGAGAACTAGATTTACCTGTTGTGGATCATTAGTGAGTGCATCAACAATGTCCTCTGAATCCTGCATAGATGCTGCCAAATGCAATGGGGTCACCCCACCTAGGGCTGCCACAATTGGAGAAAAAAGATACACCTTTGTCACATCTTTTCCATGAGACACACAATAATGGAAAAGAAGATCTAGAAGATCTACCATCTTCCTGCACCTTCTATTAACCGCTCTGTTCAGGAGGTGAATATCTGAAAGCATTTCGAATGACTTTTGTACGAAGGCATCATTCCTTAAGCTTCTCTCCACCAGAATATCCAGAAGGGTTTTGATAAGACTGCGCCAATCTCGTTCAACCGAAAATGTAAGCAGGTACTTAAACTGTGCACTAGAGAAATCAGGCAAAGACAGGAGGCTGCATGGCCTATGTGTCCTCTGAAACAGCCAACCAAGTTcattttagaaagtgtcaaaCAACCTCCCTCGACATAGGCCCTGCActattaacatgttcctcggCAATGACATTTGTTGTCTGAACATCTTCCTCAAATTCTGATTCAAGGGCTCTCAATTCCTGACAGATGCTAGTATCGGCAATAATAATTGGAAAACTGTTCCCTTTGAAACTATTTTCCACCTGAGCATGGAATTCAAAAGTTAGTTGAGAGCAGGCCCATCCTACCACACCTATCTGGAAAACAATGAAGTCATGCTTTTGAATGATTTGCTGCCACGTCAACTGGAATGAAATGAAGGTGACCACCTCAATGAAACAGCGACCAGAGGCCTTCGGAGATCCTCCTGGAAAGGAAAACCTCTCCACACAGGAATCATCACATATGGTGCCCGGATATGTTGAGAAAAGAACTTCCTTTAACATATATTTACCAATATAAATGCAATGGGTCTTGcaagaattaaattaaaatttatgagtAACATAAGTTGGTAGTATAAGAATTTCTTTGGATAAACAAGGCACTGCAATGCTCAACTCACTTGGTGCCAGGAACAATCAAATTGCGATCCTTTTAGGACAAGGGAAGTTTCCAGCTCACCAACAACAGCAATAGGTGATACAGTCAACTCTGGAAAACTCCATGCCCTCCAAGTCTTGACAAACGGATCTTCCCTGTAATGGCTAGCTATTATATAATCCATGATAATTGCGATATAAATATTTCAAAGCTTCAAAAAAGATAATTGGGACGAGCATCCAAATATCtaaaactaaaaagtggaaaaagATCAGTATGTAAAGGTGATATGGAAAAGCAAACCATCCTTTATGTGATACCAGCTGCCTATTTGTATGAACTAAAAACCTCCCATTTAGCCAAAACTCAGCTTCGGAGGATTGAACTAGTGAGGTGGCATGCTGAAGAAGATCATTTTCATGCCGCAAACCAACATATATTTTCAGAATACTATAATCCAAACTAAAGCATAGAAACAATTGAAAATGTGAAAAAATTAGTCACTGACTGCCTTCCATGCAATTGACTGCATTCTTAAATAAATTGATAACACGACCAGGTCGAATGTAACTCTCCATCTCCGAAGGGCTGTTTGAAAGCCAATTTAATATCTGAATAACAGGAAATATGAGCACCTAGCTGATTATTCAATGAAGCAAATACAAGGGAGCATATATATAACAGAATTTCTACAATACCTGTGAACGGAGATTATCAGGGAAGCTGCTCGGATCCTTGCCAAAAAGCTTGAAAATTATCCGCACAGTCCGATCCTGTTTCATCATGTTGATGTAATAGCAAATAAAACACACAAAATGTTAAGACAGAGGTGCACGACCATATCGTACATTACCTGAGAACTCAAACTGGAAGTGGAGTGATCTGAGGCTGAAGATTTGTAACCAGCTTGATATGGTAAACTTTGAACTACCCTGCTTTCAGCTTGTGTTTCTGACCCCTTAAAGAGCTCAATCGGTGCACTCCCACCATGACTAGTGCTTAATTCAACAGTAGCATTTTCTTCCCTGCTCGTGCATATTTCACACTCTCCAACATTGAATGTAGAGGGAATAGCTTCTTTGTAACTGGGGGAGAAGATGAACGAGACCTCTCTTCCACATGGTTGCTAATTTCAGAGAAGAGATATTTCATTGCAGAACCTAGCTCTGGAGGACTGCCATCATCAGCAGGACCAAAAAACTGCAAAGGTAAACTTGGGCATACTTGCTGAACTGTCTTCTGAGGTACATCTGCCGGAGATTGTCAGATGTAGTTGTCTCTCGATATTCCAACTGAAGGATAGATATGAGATGATTTATTATGTAAATAAACATTAACTTGGGGGCTCAACGCTTTGGACCTTGGTTCTATCGTTGCCACTACTTTCAGTGCCTCCTTGTGAAAGAGATGCAGGGGCATCAGGAGCAGATGCAGCTAGCACTGCCAAGAGAACTGTCAGCAGGTTTGTTGTGGCAGATGTTGCATTTTCGTTTCCAGTTGCCTTTGTTGACTGTTCAAGTGAACCTAGTGGTGGAAGTTGTGATACATCCAAATCAAAACCTCCAGGTACAGATGATCTTGAGGAAGTGTTTACCTCAGTCGAAGCACTTAAACTGCTAATAAATTGGACAAGATGATCTCTATCAGTCAAAGGAGGGATACTGGTCTGTTTGTCTTTAGTGCCACCTGCAGTTGCAGTGCTAAAAGATGAAGCAAAAGATCACACTATATGTCACAGATTGATTATCCAGTAAGCAACATGCATTACCTTGCAAGCGTGCTAACATAGGTAACAAATTGACAATATCCAAATTCCGACTCCTTTTTTCTTGGTTTCTAGGAAACAATAGTTCAGAAGAGGCATCCTCTAGTTGTGTCTTCCTTCTGCATCGATTATGTCCAGCAAGACGCCTCTACAGCTTCTCTTCCCCTGTCAAACTCGGAAAGGGGATGAAATCTGAATTAAATGATATTGCAGATCGAAAGACTACATGATTGTTATCAGATCTGAGATAGTAGAACAACTTAGAAGACATCCAGATTTCTTTGTAGGGAAACCAATTGATGCAAACTCCAAAGATCTTAGCAAAAGCCATCTACCTCAGAGAGACTAATTTACACCTACTCGTGCCAGTCTTAGTTACAATGACTAAATACCGAGCCTTGATTGTGATCAGCCTATTTTGCATTCGACAAAATTAATTGAATTAAAACATcatatagaaaaagatcaagcatTTCCATCATGAATAGGCAAGGGTTCCAATTGTAAGCTGAAAGGACAGAGGCTTGAGATCCATATTACCTGCTGCACTGCTGGCAAAACTTCTGCATCCGCTTTCCCACAAGTGCCTTGGCGGTCTTACTGTGCACCTTGC is from Musa acuminata AAA Group cultivar baxijiao chromosome BXJ3-8, Cavendish_Baxijiao_AAA, whole genome shotgun sequence and encodes:
- the LOC103996377 gene encoding pentatricopeptide repeat-containing protein At4g38150 → MRTALSKLLLSNPWRRICYQHKAYILERCVPSNDFSTRNNPRRPMRGDRRRDDRSEDIFLRGLNFGDDDGVNGPQRAHREAFPDRPYDGPSLRGAQQRKKEPPLREEDGSDGAADDLLVDFDLADRTGRVPPGHTRNSVRRDPPREGFGPSPQSQFKDFGGDYFEGSGSPQQKARPPSADGHTVDKSDVVDQTPPTVAKSAAEEAPPEDADEIFKKMKETGLIPNAVAMLDGLCKDGLIQEAMKLFGSMREKGTMPEVVIYTAAVEGFCKAARFDDAKRIFRKMQKNGTAPNAFSYKVLIQGLCKGKKLDDSVEFCMEMLDAGHSPSVTTVVDVVDGFCREKGVEEAADVVKRLRERGFVLDLKAVSEHLDKKGPFSPMVFEAISGKKDL